The genomic window TCCGGCGACTGCCACATGGGGACCGATGCGCACTGCCCGCGAGTAGCCGACGGCCGATTCGAAGTCCGATCCCGACGAGACACATCTGCGGCGTGCTGACATGCGGTGACTGTACGGTCCCGGCGCAGATCGACGCGATCGGTTTCCGGACGGCCGATTTGGGAGATCCTCCTGCGATGGACGACAACACCTCGAAGCCCGAAGACGCCACCAAGCCGACCGACGAGCAGCGCGAAATGCAAGCAGAACTGGACCATCAAAACGAGGACGACCCGAACGCTCCCGGTTTGCACCAGTCGCGCAATGACCTGGCCGACGAGTCGCGCAGGTAGGGCGGCCCGGTCGGTGCGGCCTCAGTCCAGGTAGTCGCGCAGCACCTGCGAACGGCTGGGGTGGCGCAGCTTGGACATGGTCTTGGACTCGATCTGGCGGATGCGCTCGCGCGTCACGCCGTAGACCTGACCGATCTCGTCCAGCGTGCGCGGCTGACCGTCGGTGAGCCCGAAGCGCAGCCGTACTACACCGGCTTCGCGCTCGGAGAGCGTGTCCAGCACCGACTGCAGCTGGTCTTGCAGCAGCGTGAACGACACCGCGTCGACGGCCACCACCGCTTCGCTGTCTTCGATGAAGTCACCGAGTTGGCTGTCGCCCTCGTCGCCGATGGTCTGGTCCAGCGAGATCGGCTCCCGGGCGTACTGCTGGATTTCCAGCACCTTCTCCGGCGTGATGTCCATTTCTTTGGCGAGCTCTTCGGGTGTTGGCTCGCGGCCCAGATCCTGCAGCAGCTCGCGCTGAATGCGGCCCAGCTTGTTGATCACCTCGACCATGTGCACCGGGATGCGGATGGTGCGGGCCTGGTCGGCCATGGCGCGGGTGATCGCCTGGCGGATCCACCAGGTCGCATACGTGGAGAACTTGTAGCCCTTGGTGTAGTCGAACTTCTCCACCGCGCGGATCAGGCCCAGGTTGCCTTCCTGGATCAGGTCGAGGAAGGCCATCCCGCGGCCGGTGTAGCGCTTGGCCAGCGAGACCACCAGTCGCAAGTTGGCTTCCAGCAGGTGGTTTTTCGCGCGGTCGCCGTCGCGGCAGATCCACAGCATGTCGCGGCGCTGCGCGGCAGGCAGTTTCTCGCCGCGGTCGTTGAGCTCCGACATCAGCTGCGTCGCATACAGCCCGGCCTCGATGCGCTTGGCCAGCTCCACCTCTTCTTCGGCGTTGAGCAGGGCGACCTTGCCGATCTGCTTGAGGTAGGCGCGGACCGAGTCCGCCGACGCGGTGAGTTCGGCGTCCTTGCGGGCCTGGCGCAGCGCCTCGGACTCGTCCTCGTCCCAGACGAAATCGCCGGAGGCCTTGTCCTTTTCGCTGGGCTCGGCGATCTCCTCGTCGTCCTCGGCGGGAGCGACTCCGGCGGCGGTGGTCGTTACGGCGACGGCTTCTTCGCCGTCTTCGGCGTCGGTCGCTTCGAGTTCGGTGTCCTCGGCGTCGTCGGTGTCGGCCTCGACCTCCTCTTCCAGGTCGTCGAGGCTGAGGTCGGCCGCGTCGATCTCGAGGTCTTCAACGGGCTCGACCTCGAGATCGTCTTCGTTCTCGAAGTCCTCGGCACCCTCGAGGGTGACATCGACGTCGGCGCCGTCTTCGGCGGCGTCTTTGGCCTTCGTGGCGGATCCGCGCGATGAGGCGGCCTTGGCGGCTTTGGCTGTGGTGGGCGTCTTCTTAGCGATGTCGCTGTCCTGTGGTCCTGTCTTGGCGGCCCGGGCCGCTGTCTTGGTGGCCCGCTTTGCGGGGGCAGAGCCGTTGGCCGCTTTGGCGGCCGTTCGCTTGGCGCCGGCCTTGGCGGGTGAGGCGGAGGATGACGGGGACTTGGCGGCGGTGCGTTTCAGCGGCTCATCGGTCGCCGGGCTTGCCTTAGTCACTGCCACATACACCCCTTCGGTCGTACTCACTTCCGGTGGGTACTGGGCGTGCTTAACCGAAAGTGTCTGCTATGTCGAATGTCGGCGTTGATATCAGCGTGAGTACTCGCGCGCTATCGGTTGGGCGGTCGCCGGTGACCATTGTAACTTCACTGCGGGCTTGTACTGGTCGAGCGCGGAAAATCAGTGCGTTACGTCCTCGGTCGACGCCATCGCCGCGCCGACGATCCCGGCGGCGTTCTGCAACGTCGCCGGCACGACCGGAGTGCGGTTTTCCAGCAGCGGAATCCACTTGTCGGCCTTGCGGCTGATGCCGCCGCCGGCGATGAACAGATCTGGCCAGATCGCGTTCTCGATGGCCACCAGCACCTGGGTGACCTCCTTGACCCACCTCTTGTAGGTCCAGTCGTTGCGTTCCTTGACTGACGATGCGGCGCGGTGCTCGGCCTCTTTCCCGCCGACCTCGAGATGGCCGAATTCGGTGTTGGGAATCAGCTTTCCGTTGTGGATGACGGCCGACCCGATGCCGGTCCCGAAGGTCAGCAGGACCACCAAGCCGGACTTGTTGGCGCCCGCGCCGT from Mycobacterium kubicae includes these protein-coding regions:
- a CDS encoding RNA polymerase sigma factor; translated protein: MAVTKASPATDEPLKRTAAKSPSSSASPAKAGAKRTAAKAANGSAPAKRATKTAARAAKTGPQDSDIAKKTPTTAKAAKAASSRGSATKAKDAAEDGADVDVTLEGAEDFENEDDLEVEPVEDLEIDAADLSLDDLEEEVEADTDDAEDTELEATDAEDGEEAVAVTTTAAGVAPAEDDEEIAEPSEKDKASGDFVWDEDESEALRQARKDAELTASADSVRAYLKQIGKVALLNAEEEVELAKRIEAGLYATQLMSELNDRGEKLPAAQRRDMLWICRDGDRAKNHLLEANLRLVVSLAKRYTGRGMAFLDLIQEGNLGLIRAVEKFDYTKGYKFSTYATWWIRQAITRAMADQARTIRIPVHMVEVINKLGRIQRELLQDLGREPTPEELAKEMDITPEKVLEIQQYAREPISLDQTIGDEGDSQLGDFIEDSEAVVAVDAVSFTLLQDQLQSVLDTLSEREAGVVRLRFGLTDGQPRTLDEIGQVYGVTRERIRQIESKTMSKLRHPSRSQVLRDYLD